In a single window of the Thunnus albacares chromosome 1, fThuAlb1.1, whole genome shotgun sequence genome:
- the LOC122993526 gene encoding high choriolytic enzyme 1-like yields the protein MTPSVSLLLLLLLGLSQAHPLQEEGSEEEDDDTVDISTRILMSNNATDEILLEGDLLAPRTRNAMTCWSQSCLWRKSSNGKVIIPFTVSSQFTSWERQKIQNAMKAFHSRTCLRFVPRQNQYDYISIENKAGCFSALGRTGGRQELSLNRQGCLYHGIIQHEINHALGFQHEQTRSDRDSYVRINWENIDPRMAYNFYKQNTNNLNTPYDYSSIMHYGRTAFSIQYGRDSITPIPNANVQIGQRKGMSQWDIKRINRLYSC from the coding sequence ATGACTCCCTCTgtcagcctgctgctgctgctgctgctcggcCTCTCTCAGGCACATCCTCTCCAAGAGGAAGGaagtgaagaagaggatgacGACACTGTTGACATCAGCACCAGAATTCTGATGTCCAACAACGCCACCGATGAGATCCTGCTGGAAGGAGACCTGCTGGCTCCCAGAACCAGAAACGCCATGACGTGCTGGTCCCAGAGCTGCTTGTGGAGGAAAAGCTCCAACGGCAAGGTGATAATCCCCTTCACCGTAAGCAGTCAGTTCACCAGCTGGGAAAGGCAGAAGATCCAGAACGCCATGAAGGCCTTCCACAGCAGAACCTGCCTCCGCTTCGTCCCTCGTCAGAACCAGTATGACTACATCAGCATTGAGAACAAAGCAGGATGTTTCTCGGCTCTGGGAAGAACAGGAGGCAGGCAGGAGCTCTCTCTCAACAGGCAGGGCTGCCTCTACCATGGCATCATCCAGCACGAGATCAACCACGCTCTGGGCTTCCAGCACGAGCAGACCAGGAGCGACCGTGACAGCTACGTCAGGATCAATTGGGAGAACATCGACCCGCGGATGGCCTACAACTTCTACAAGCAGAACACCAACAACCTGAACACTCCTTACGACTACTCCTCCATCATGCACTATGGAAGAACAGCCTTCTCCATCCAGTACGGCAGGGACTCCATCACTCCCATCCCCAACGCCAACGTCCAGATCGGCCAGAGGAAGGGCATGTCCCAATGGGACATCAAGAGGATCAACAGGCTCTACAGCTGCTAA